The following proteins are encoded in a genomic region of Streptomyces gobiensis:
- the trpD gene encoding anthranilate phosphoribosyltransferase: MSAVTPAGGEHVVARTWPDVLSALLAGQDLTEADTAWAMDRIMRGEATDAQIAGFAVALRAKGETVGEVSGLVRAMYEHANTIDVPGPSVDIVGTGGDRAKTVNISTMSAIVIAGTGAKVIKHGNRAASSASGSSDVLEKLGVNLDLTPERVAEVAVEAGISFCFAVKFHPALRHVAGARKELGVPTTFNFLGPLTNPARVDAQATGVADARMAPIMAGVLAERGTSALVFRGDDGLDELTTTSTSTVWVVREGTVRQESFDPRDVGIELVPIEALRGADAAYNADVARRLLDGEAGPVRDAVLLNSAAALVALEPGEGTLAEQLAAGMAKAAESIDSGAAKITLDRWVAASHA; encoded by the coding sequence ATGAGTGCTGTGACCCCCGCAGGAGGCGAACACGTGGTGGCCCGCACCTGGCCGGACGTACTGAGCGCGCTGCTCGCTGGGCAGGACCTGACGGAGGCGGACACCGCCTGGGCGATGGACCGCATCATGCGTGGTGAGGCGACCGACGCCCAGATCGCGGGCTTCGCGGTGGCGCTGCGCGCCAAGGGCGAGACGGTGGGGGAGGTCTCCGGACTTGTACGAGCGATGTACGAGCACGCCAACACGATCGATGTCCCCGGCCCTTCCGTGGATATCGTCGGTACGGGTGGTGACCGTGCCAAGACGGTCAATATCTCCACCATGTCGGCCATCGTGATCGCCGGCACCGGGGCGAAGGTCATCAAGCACGGCAACCGTGCGGCGTCCTCAGCCAGCGGCTCCTCGGACGTCCTGGAGAAGCTGGGCGTCAATCTGGACCTGACCCCGGAACGGGTCGCCGAGGTCGCGGTGGAGGCCGGAATCAGCTTCTGCTTCGCGGTGAAGTTCCACCCGGCGCTGCGGCATGTGGCCGGTGCGCGCAAGGAGCTGGGTGTCCCCACCACCTTCAACTTCCTTGGCCCGCTGACAAATCCGGCCCGGGTGGATGCCCAGGCCACGGGCGTCGCGGATGCCCGGATGGCGCCGATCATGGCGGGAGTGCTCGCCGAGCGCGGTACCTCGGCGTTGGTCTTCCGCGGTGACGACGGGCTCGATGAGCTGACGACGACCTCGACATCGACGGTGTGGGTCGTACGGGAGGGCACGGTCCGGCAGGAGTCCTTTGACCCCCGGGATGTCGGCATCGAGCTGGTACCGATCGAGGCACTGCGGGGAGCGGACGCCGCCTACAACGCCGATGTCGCCCGGCGTCTGCTGGACGGCGAGGCCGGTCCGGTCCGCGACGCGGTCCTGCTGAACTCGGCAGCGGCCCTGGTGGCCCTTGAACCGGGCGAGGGCACCCTCGCGGAGCAGCTCGCGGCGGGCATGGCGAAGGCCGCGGAGTCCATTGACTCCGGCGCCGCGAAGATCACGCTCGACCGCTGGGTGGCCGCGAGCCACGCCTAG